The Geobacter sp. genomic interval AAGCGGCTCGGGTTGGGCAGGAGAGTCCATTTCATCCAACGTCTTGCGTACGGTGGTGTTCCAGGGAGCAATCTCCAGGATCCGTTTGAAAAAAATCCGTGCTTCGTCGGGTCTTCCCACCGCGAGACTTATGACACCGAGCGTTTCCAGGGTTTCAGTATCGGCTGGTTGCTTCTTCAGGATATCGGTATAGATCAGAATGGCGTCATCGGTCCAACCCAGTTCGGTGAAATAAAAATCTGCCAGGTTGCGGCGGAATGTCAGATTGTCGGGTGCGAGACGCACAGCCTTTTCATGATGGGCAAGGGCGCGGAGTTTATCCTCTTTGCGATAAAAGAGGACTGCTATGTCATTGTGGGCAACGGCATAGTCGGGATAGCTGCTCAGAAATTCTAGGATTGCTTCGATCCCACTATCAAGGGAGCTCGCATTGAGAAGAGGTTGAATCTGCTCATATGCGTTCTGTGCGGAATAGCCTGTTGGATCGAATTGTGCCATGTGATCGCCCCGGAAATAGTATAGTTTGCGGCATCATACGAAATTTTTACCGACCAGGCAACTCTTTCCTGGGAGAATGTTCACAGCTTTTTCAGTCGCTCCGCTTCGCTGAGGCAGCCAAGGGATTCGAGGGTGCTGATGAGCTGGGCACGAAGGGCCTTATCTGCGGGATTGCAGGTGAATGCATGCTGGAGTTGTTTGAGTTTTACTATCACAGATTGTGTCTGGTCTCGCATTTCATGTGACTGGTGTGCATGCTTCACGGGTGAGACAGTGAAAGTCCTGTCTGCTCCGTGGACCTTACTGTAACCGCTGTTGCGGTAATATTCTTCATCGTCGAAACGAATCCGACCGTGCCATCGATGTGAAAAATGCTGAATATTTTTAGTGTCATGGTCTTTTCGGCCTTCGCTGGCCTCGGCAAAATGGACCAGTCTGCACGAGGGGGCATAGAGGACTTTTGCCCCTTGTTCGCCTGCCCGCAGACAGAGATCAATATCTTCGAATCCATTCACGAATCCTTCGTCAAATCCGGCCAGCTTCTCGAAAAGTTCTTTTTTGATGAGCATGCAGGCACCCGTGACTGCCTGCATGAAGCGCTGTGTAGTCACCGCCTGGCTGTCTGCGGCAAAGCCGCTGAAGATATGGTAGCCGCATCCCTGCTCGCTGAAGGCGATGCCGGCGTGCTGAACCGTTCCGTCAGGGAAGAGGAGAAGGCCACCGGCGATGTCGGCTCCCGCTGACTCCAGGCTTTTCACCAGGTGCACAAGCCATCCTTTTTCAGGGACCGTGTCGTTGTTGAGAAAGAGGAGATAGCGACCGTTGGCGAGTTTTGCCCCCTGGTTGCAGGCGCGGGCAAACCCGAGATTGGCGCGGTTCGATACGACCGTTACGTTACCCGTCAAGGATTTCAGAAGCTCGGGAGTCTCATCGGTGGAGCCGTTATCCACGATCACCAGTTCAAAAGGGATGGCATTCCCGGTGTTGCGGGCCAGGGCTTCCAGGCACTGACGGGTGTATGTGGCCTGGTTGTAAAGCGGTATGACGATCGAGACGGCAATGGCCGGGTTTTCCGGGAGATAGACCGGATCGGTCTCCTGTTCGGCATAGCGTTCAACAAAATCGTGGAGTCCTGATATCCGGTATTTTTCCTGATCACGCTGCAGATAGCCGTATGCCTTGGAGTAATGGGTGCCCGAGGCGTGAAAACAGCGGATTCCCGACAGGATGCCCGCCCGGAGCCCTGCCTGCCGGACGCGATTGTAGAGAATGTCATCCTCACTTTTTGCCATGCTCAATGAGACATTCTCAAAACCCCCTATTTGGGAAAATATCTTGCGGGATATGCAGAGGCAGCAGCCGATAACCGGTCCCTCTTCCACAGTGAGGCCTGTGCGCACATCGAGCCGATAATACGTTGATTCCGGCTTGGCGCCGTTGGTGAACTGGTTCTGGATAACATCGAGTCCGAGGAGTCCGTAGTCGGGGAATGCCTGGAAATACCGCTCGAACTCGCGTTCGAAATGGCGGGGCAGTTCAAGGACATCGTCGTCGAGTTCGATGACGTAATCACCCTCGGCCTGGGCAAAGAGCTCGCGGTAGAGTTCCAGGCCGGTATTGGACTCCTTCCTGATGTACTTGTCGACGCGATAGCGCTTGAGAACCGCCTCTGTCTCATCTGTTGAGCCATTGTTCCCAACGATGATCTCACAGTCGAGTGGTGACGCCAGGCTGGCAAACAGGGCCTTCAGGCACTGGTCGAGCATGGCTGCCCGGTTCCAGGTCAGGATGATGATGGAGAATTTTTTGCCGGAGATAGTGTGCGTTCCTTTGTTGGCGGCATTACGGCTGCGAGAGGCAGACAGGAGTCGTTCATACAGGTCCAGAGCGGGATGTGCACCTTCGGTCAGGCAGAAGCGTTTCAAAACCTCGGCCTTTGCTGCGTGCGCAATCCGGGTCCGGATATCGGGGTGGTCGATGAGGAATTCCAATGCCCGAAACCACTTTTCTGGGTCCTGGCCAACAAGCAGGCCGGTCTTTCCGTGTTCCACGGTTTCATTATACGGGGGCAGATCGGCAAAGACCCCGGCAATGCTGCAGGCGGAATATTCCAGCCACTTGATGTTGCTTTTGCAGCGGTTGAACGGAGTGTCCTGAAGCGGGACTATGGCGATGTCAAAACCGCTTTTTGCAAGCGCCCTGGCATAGTCGAGGTAGTCATACTGGAAAGGCTGGAATGAAAAGCCCGGAAGTGTTGCGGCGCTGGCCGGGGCATATCCCATGAAGCGAAAATGGACCTTTTCCCCATACTTGTCGGCAATTCGCCGCAGGGCTGGCTCGATACGGGAAAGATCGCTGCCATGGGTGTCGGTGCCGCAGAATCCTATAACGACTCTGCCTGCAGTCGGAGCAGGTGATGGAATATCCCACTTTGCCCGGTCGAGCAGGTTCGGCACAAGATATGTTTCCGGATTGAACTGCTGATAGCGCTCTCTGAGAAGCTCGGATGAAACCGTTATGGCCGACATCTTCGGAAGCAGCTGGCGGAGGAGCACGGAGGTTTCATCGGCCCGTGCCTTCAGGGGATGCCCCATGGGGACGTCGAGCAGATAGTCGTCGGCTTCGTAGATGACCGGTTTGCCGCTGGCTAGCATCTGTTCGATGAACGGCATGGTGCCGTTTCTCGGGAAAAATCGTTGCAGCACGATAATGTCTGCCCTCTCCAACAGGCTGAGATCTGCCGTACAGGTCACTCCGTCATTGTGTGCCCCCCAGAACAACTCGACCTTTGCACCCCCCACGGCAAGAGGCTGTTTCAAGCGCAACTGTGCACATGCCGATCCGGGATCGTCCAGGGAATAGACCGCGACCCTCAATTGAGGGGATGCTTGCAGAAATGGTTCGTCACTGGACTGAGGAGTGGGAGGCGTCTTCATGCCGCAATGTGCCTTAAGATCGGTCAACGTTTGTGTAAAGCCTGTCTCAAGAGGATTCAGCTCGGAAAGCACGGAGAGTTCCGCAATGGCATCGGCGAACATCCCCTGTTCAATATACCTCGCGACGATGTCGGTTCGAGCGGGATGGTTCTGGCTGTCTTCAGACAGTGCCGTTTTCAGGAGCCGTATGGCGTCGTTTCTGTCAGCGGCCTGAAGCGCTTTTTGCCAGTAATGGGTCGATCTGATCTGCACGGGGGTGGCACCCGTAGCCTTCAACTCGGCATAGGGGAGCGACTCGATAGAACTCTGAGATGTGAGGTGGTCGGCAATGAAATGAAACGTTCTGAAATATGCTTCGAAAAGGGCTTTTTTTCTTTTGCGCGCAATATCGCTGTCTCGTTGAATCAGAGATTCATATTTCTCGTAGACTCTCTTGATTGTTGAGAGAAAGAGCGGCATCGAGCCACTGGTCATAGCGCTGCCATCGCAGCGATAGGTGAACTCGCAGGTCAGCTTCGGGATATGGGTGAATGTGAAGTGCCGCGACATCCTGATCCAGAGGTCCCAGTCCTCGTGCCGCAACAGGGTTTCATCGAACAGACCGGATTTTTCCAGGCATGTACGTCGGTGCATGATGCAGAGCACGGGAATGAAATTTTGTATCAGGACCTTGTCGTAGTCGAACTCCTGGGAGTAGGGGGTCTCCTTGCGGACCGTCACATAGCGGTCACCTTGCTTCTGTTGCACGTCCTTGTAGGCATCGGTGTAGGCGACATCCAGGTGCTCTCCTTCCAGAGCCGTCACCAATGTTTCCAGATGATTGGGGAAAAATACGTCGTCATCGTCGAGGTAGGCGATGTACTTCCCCCGCGCCGCACGGATGCCGGTATTGCGCGATGCAGCCAGCCCTTTGTTTGCTTCGTGGCACAGGTAGCGGATCTTTGGCGATGCAAAGCCATCCACAACGGCGCGAACATCCTCGCCGGCATCATTGACAACGATGATCTCGAAGTCCCGGAGCGTCTGGGCGAGAATGCTTTTCAGCGCGATTGCCAGCATGTCGGGGCGGTTGAAGGTCGGGACTATCACCGAAACGAGAGGGGCCGGACTCTCCTCGAATCCCTGCCACTGCATGAGGTGCGAGCGGATGTCGGTATGCATCATGATGTTGGCGCATTCGCCGCATTCGGGGATCGGGCCTGCCCCGCAGCGCCTGGATGAGACCCGTAGCGCACGGTAGGTCTCGTTGTTCCAGAACTCCTCGATCTGTTGGGTCAGGGCATTACCGAAATCGTATGTGCCCGATGCGACCTTCTCCTTGAAGTGGAGTTCGCCGCCGCCGCACGGGTAGATCTCGCCATCGAAACCGATCATGATCTCGTCTTCGGTCCAGAGGCAGGGCCGGGGGGCTCCGGGTTGCGAGAAGAGCGGTTCGTGCACGATAAAGACTCCCAGCTGCTCGCCAAGCGCCTTGGCCTCCAGCATCTTTTCATCTGAGAGTTGCTGGTGGAAGAAGAGGGAGGCCGAGTCCTCCAGCCGATAGGGAGCGGATTCGATGTTGAGCATCCTGATGCGTTCGGGGTAGAAGCGGCAGTAGAAGACATTGATCAATGGCACTTTCAGGGAATGAGCAAGCCGGACCAAGGCCGGCAATTCATTGATATTGTGGGTCGACAGGGCGATGGAAAACTGGATATGGATCGGGCTCTGGTACAGGTCTTTCAGGGCAGAACATGCCTTGACATTCTCGACCACCCGGTCGAAAGCGTCGACCTGCATCAGTCGTTCATAGGTGGCACGGGTGGCGGCATTGATGGAGACATTCACCGACTGGACGGTGCACTGCCCGATCATAGTCTCTGACAGCTGCCGAGACAGGGCGATACCGTTTGTTGTGATCGTGATGGCGCATTGAGGGTATACCTCGTTGATGTAGCGCATGATCGAGACACAATCCCGGTTGAGAAGCGGGTCGCCGGCCCCTGCGAGACAGACCGAACGGAAGCGTTCCAGGTGAATGTTGCGCGCCATGACCTTGAATTGTTCCAGGGTGATCGCCTTGCCGCTTCTGCTTCGGAAGTAGTCGCCGCCGCAGAAGACACACTTGGCATTGCAGGTGTCGTTGAGCAGGAAATGCGCGGAGTAAGGGAATTTGTCCGAATACCCGTCCGCCCGTTCGCTAATGGAGGTCGTTGTCATGGTTATTGGTTCCCGGCAAACTGTTTTGCGGCTAGAATCCGTCCATATCGTGCCTTCGGATTTTGCGGGTCCAACTGCAGCGCCTGCAGGAATGATTCTTCCGCATGCTTGAACTCTCCTTTTTCGAGCAGCGACATACCGAGGGAGATGGCGCTGTTCAGTCCGACGTATCTTGACCGCTCCTTGGCGAGGGTAGAGAACATCGCTGCATATTTGGCAACCTGCTGCTGCCAGGTCCAGCCATCAAGGATAGACTGCCGTGCATTGCGGCCCATGGCGTGCATATCTCCGGCCTTCAGGCGTTCGATTGCCGCTGTCAGCGCTTCTACTGAGCGATCGACGAGAAAGCCGTTGTAACCGTCACGGATGATCTCGGGCATGTTGCCGACCCTGGTGGAAATGACGGGCAGTCCACAGGCAAGTGCTTCCAGCGCAGGGTTCGGCGTCCCTTCCACGACCGAGGCACAGATATAGAAGGTTGCCTGGTGGTAGACCGTATCGCGTACCTGTTCCTGGGTAAGGAGTGATTCCATGTCCCTGCGCGCCTCGCGGTCGAGAAAGACCAGGCGTACCCCGCTTTGCCGGCAGGCTTCCCTGATGAGATCGAGGCCTTTTTCTCCCACCGAATCCGAATTGCCGACCCAACAGGCGATTGGTTCTTCGGGAGGTTCGGTTGCCGGGTGGAACAGTTCCTCATCGACGCCGTTCTGGCAGCAGAAGATGTTGGGGGCTTCCAGGGACCCCTGACGGAACATTTCCTGATTGTTCAGGAAGCCTCCGGCACAACGTGCCGAGGTGACGAGGCTGATGGTCTGCTCCAGATATTTCGGGCAACTGCAGCCGACTATGATTTTTTCCGGCGGGACGTTTTGGACCAGGGAAATCAGGTACGGATCGAAGATCATGATGAAATCGTACTTCCGATGGTCGAACAGTTGATCCATCCGCCGCATTTCCAGGGTCACTTCTGTGGGAAGGTGCCTGCGGATGTTCTGCGAACGATTCCACCATGCCCATCCTTCGATGTCATAGACGGCCAGCACGCGAATCCCCTGGTCCGGTTCTCGTTCCGGTGCGGGTTCCGGTTCCCTCCCAAGGATGATGCATTCAAAAGTACTGGTCAGGATGTCGGTTATTTTCTGTAGTGAGTGGGCAGAACTGATCTGGCTGCGGGCAGTAGCTCCGATCGTGCGACGCAATTGCGGAGAAGTGATCAACAGTTCGAGCTTTTCCTCCCATTCCTTTTCTGTCGATGCCAGCATCCCGGTTATGCCGTCACTAATGGCATCCATACATTCGCCGGCATTGAAGCAGACGGGAGGTACACCGGCGCTCATGTAGATCAGGGCCTTGAGCGCTCCGCGTACCACATAGTCCTCCAGGTCGAGAGGGGGAGGGAATATGCCGATATCAAAGGCTGCCACCTCTTCGATCATTCTCTGTTCATCGTACTCGGGAACTACGGTGACACGAGGGGAGGAAAAGTCGGGCACTACTGAACGGTCTGCTCCGACGATCCGGATCTCCAGGTTTTCGTGCCGTGCGGCAAGTCGGTCGAGTACCCCTTTGAGGCGGTTCAATCCAACGGCGGTCCCCTGGCTGCCGATCCAGCCGACGACTACGGAATCTTCCTGTTTTTCAGGTCTGGCAGCGAGATATTCTGCAAACTTCTCCACATGGGTCGCCGTGGGGACGATCAGCACCACTTTGCAGAACTTTTCGCCATAACGGGCGACATAGGGATTGTCGCTTATCACGGCATCGACCGTAGAGAGGATCTCGTCGAGATCATGCCAGCCATGCTGGCGGTGGTAGTCGGTCCAGAGTGCATCTGAGAGATCGAAGACCACCTTGGCCGTTGTCGACTTGAGGGCCTTGACGATTTCAAGGAAGGAGACCTTCAGCAGATAGGCGATGTCAGCAGACCTGGCCTGGTCGATAATGGCTTGCAGCGGCGTAGATCGGATATCGACGACCGCCACGTTCCACCCGCTGCGGGTCAGCGACTCTGTCAGCGCCAGCCCGCGCACCTGTGCCGTGGCATGCCCCAGGGCAGTATCGAGAACAAAGAGAACTGTCCGCTTCCTCTCGTGCTGTACGCCCCCTTTCTTTGCCTCGATCCGCATGTCGCGCCAGGGAGCATGGGTCTGGGGGGGAAGCACGCTGATTTCTCCAAAACCGGCTCGCCGTAACTCCTGCTCAAGATGCCATGACGACCAGCTGCAGGCATAGGGAGTGATGGCATCGTGTCGTTCAACCTGCCCCATGTCGAAGGCATGGAGAGCCCGTACCCCTTCGAGATACTCACCAAGGTTCCTTCCCTGTTCGATGGAAATCTTGCTGGCTGCCTTGAGGAGGTCCGGGGTTTCTATGATCAGGGTGCCGTCGTCGGTGAGGAGCAGTGCTGCCTTGTCGAGAAATTCACGGGCCTGCCACAGGTTCAGATAATTGAAGGAGTGAATCATCAGGATTTCAGTGAGGCTCTTCGGAGGGAAGACGCGATCGATATCCATGGCATCGAGATAGAGGTCGGCCCTGACGCTCTTGTCGGTGTCGATATTGATATGGCTTGGCAGATAGTTCTGTCCGCAGCCGATATGGAGTTTATCGCCACTGGTCGGCCCTGTCGGCTGAAGATTAGCTGCCGGTGCGACCTTGCGGGTGATGACCCAGCCGCACAGTTCGTTCCGGGCATTACGCTGGATGCTGTTGACATGGAACGGGAAACGACACAGGGACAACACCTCCGTGCAAGCCCTTCTCACCGACTCGTAGATCATGAAATCGTGGAGCCAGATGTAGCCTCCTTCGTTGACGATATCGAGGCATTTGAGGAAATCGTGCCGCACATCTTCATATTCATGGCTGCCATCGATCAGGATGAAGTCGAAGGTCGTGCTCAGTTTGGGCAGCGCCTTGTCAGCGGTAGAAATGATGAGGTGAATCCCTTCGTGCTGTCCGCTCGTTGTGACGTGCCGGTACCATTCGGAGAAGGTTTCGAGGCCATCGTTGTCGCCGGTGGGGAGGAAGGGGTCGATGCAGACGATGTCCACCGGCATGCCGTTGTCGCGCATGGCAAAGGCCATGGCCACTGCCGATGCCCCGATCTGACTGCCGATTTCGAGGATATTGCGTGGCTTCAGGTGTCGTATCAGCCGATAGAGCGTGTACTGGGGGGAGGATGACAACGGCAGCTCCGACATGGTCGGTGGCAGCGTAACCGGCTGCGGCTGGTTGGCATCATTGAGAAGCGCTTCGGGCAGATCCAGGCCTCCCACCCGTTTCGGCGTGGAGAATGCCGTTTCGCCGGATGCGGGTAGCGGTTGTACCGGTGCCGATGAGCGGATCTCCAACGGCAGCTCAACTGTTCGGTTGAAGAGCCGTGGCGCAAAGAATCGATAGAACTCCTGGGCGCGGGCGTGGCAGGAATGGCGCTGCATAGCCAGGCGGTAGCCTGCCTCGGCGATCTCCTCGCAGCGACCCGGTTGGGCGAGGTAGGAGCGGATGGTATTGACGGCCGTGTCTGAAGTGATTTTGACATAGTTGACGCCATCAACGAGACCCAGTAGCTCCGCCCCGTCCGGTTCCTCCGCAAAAAGGGCGGCTCGCGAGGCAAGGATTTCGAAATATTTCGGGTTGGGGTGCCGCAGCCTGCCGGCAGTGGTGATGAAGATGCGGCAGGCATTGATCGCCTTTGAGAATTCCTTTCCCACCAGCGGATGTGGCTGGGAGCGATACTCCCAGCCGGGATGGGGTGCCGAGAAATAAGAGAACTCCTTTTGCGCCGTCAGGGCCTGGTGTATGGCGAAACGTTCAGGATAAAACGGGCTCGGTTCGGTGGTGCCGGCGGCGAGGAAGCCGACGTCGTACCTCTTTTCCGACTGCCAGTCGTTGAACAGTTGCGGATCAAAGGTCGGCAGGATGTTGACGAAGCGCTGGCCGTACAGCGAGTCGGCAAAAAGCCTGAGCGGTTCGGGAAAGTAGGAAATCACGTGGGCAATGCGGTTGTCGTCGAGAAAGCGGAAAAAGGCGTCGGAATTGCCTTCGGTGACGTTCCAGTAGTCTCCCAGGACAATGGCGCTCGAGACCCCTGCCTGGTCCAGCCCAGCAAAGGGGAGACCAAAGGCGGGCGGGGTCAGGTCGAAGGCGGTGATGAGCAAGTCGGGCCGGACATCGGGGAAGGTGTGACGGATGATTTCGCCATAGCTTTTCAGAGAAGGGTCATACCCTTCGTATCCCTTCCCGAACATCCTGGTATCGAAGCTGCAGCGAAGACCAGTACGCAGTGCTTCGTGGCACTTGGCCAGATAATCGGCCTCGCAATCGCCTATGAACAGTATCCTCATCTGTCGGTCACCTTTTCGGTAAGGAATTCATCTGCCTGAGCAGATGGCATGTAGCTCTTACTCCCTGTTCCAAAGATCCGTTGAAGGTGAATCCCTTCGATTCCAACTTTGCCCGGCTCACATGGTAGGAGAGTTGATTCATGATTTCTGTGTCGACGAAAGTTACCTGCAATGAAGGGAACTCTTTCTTGATCTCTTCCACGATCTGGTTCACCGTGGCGTTGAGGGTGAGCACGTTGAATATCTCAGTATTGAAGAGATCCTGTTTGATCACGAAGGCAAGAGCAGTAACGGCGTCGGAGAGATCGAGATAGGGCCTGTGCTGGTGCAGGGCTGTACGCCAGACCGTGATCGGCTCACCCAGGTTGGCCTGCCAGACGAACTTGTTGATGGCGGTATGGAACCGCATGCCCGGAGAGATACCGAAGATAGTGCCGAAACGGAGAATCACGAACCGCAATCCCATTGCGGCTCCTTCCTGTTGCAGCATCTGCTCGGCTTTCAGTTTCGATTCTGCATAGGGGCTTTGCGGAATCAGCTCGGTGATGGGGCATGCCTCATCAACCACGTCACTCTGGCTTCCATAGACGCTGGTGGTGGAAATGAAGATCAAGCGACAGCCGTTTCGGGCGCATCCTTCGGCCAGACGGGCGGTTGCGGCATAGTTGATCTCCTCGACCGCATCGCGGTGGGCAAAGCTTGTGGTGGCATCGGTAATGGCGGCAAGATGGATCACCACGTCGATGCCGTCAAGGAGCTGATTGAGATCGCAGGTGGCAATGTCGGTACAGCTGAAGGAGTAGTTTCCCTGCGGAGGGAGGTTGAACAATGAGCAGTAACGTTGCGTCAGCATGTTATCAATCATGATGATCTGAGCGGCAGGGAAGATGTCCGGAAGTATCCTGATCAGTTGCGATCCGATGTGTCCCAGAGCTCCGGTGACGAGGATTTTCATCTTACTTTCCCCTTCCTTTTGCTTCCAGTGTCTTCCGTGTGGCCCGCAGGCCTTCTTCCAGGGAAAAGCGCGGATGCCATCCGGTCATTTCCTGGAGCCGTTGCGAGGAAAAGCGCACATTCTCGATCTCGATCCTCTTACGTTCGTCCGGCCAGGGGATATGGGTAAGCTGCCCCCTGCCCAGTTCGGCAACTATGGTCGAGGCGATCTCGCTGACGGTGCGGTGTTCGTTCCCGGTGGCGAAATACGTCTCGCCGTAGAGTTCTGAACGTTGGGCCGCTTGCCAGAGGATCTCGGTGGCGTCGTCAACGAACATGACATTTCTCGACTGGTCGCCGCTGCCGAAGATCTTGATCTCTTCATTGCTCCAGGCGAGATGGATGAAGTAGTTGATAAAGCCGAATTCCTGGAAACCCTTGCCGTAAGGCCCGAACAGGTTGGCAAAGCGCAGAACGACGGTCTTGAGATCGTGGATGGTATGGTAGATGCGGTAGTATTTCTCGGCAACCCCTTTATTGGCCGAGTAGATCTCCAGCGGACGCTCCCAGTGGTCTTCGTCGACGACCGAACTCAGCGCCTTGCCGACCACAGTGCTGCTGGAGGTATACACGACAATGGCCTGTGGGTTCAGCAGCCGGATCGATTCCAAAAGCTTCAGGTTGCCCAGGCAGTTTATCTCGGCATCCAGCAAAGGATACTGGATGGAGAGCGGATGGGAGGTCTGGGCAGCGCAGTTGAAGATGATGTCCTGCCCCTGCACCACCTCGGAAATGAGGTGTTCGTCGCGGATATCTCCGCGAACGAAGTGTATCTGTTCCCAGACGTCGCGGATGTTGTCCGTGGTGGAACGGAGGTGCGGTTCCAGCGCGTCGAGCACTGTAACGGTGACGTCTTTCTCGCGCAGGCACCTCCTGACCAGATTTGCGCCGAGAAAGCCGGCACCGCCAATGATGAGTATGTTCATGCGATATCCTCCAGCATGGATTCGATCCCTTGCGCAAGGTCGAAGGTGTGTTGCCAGCCGGTTGCCCGGATGAAACGGCTGCAGTCGGCCGTGTAGCAGCGGCTTTCGATGGGCGACTGGGGATGCTGCGGCGTGACCATTTCCACGCTCACAGTGGTTCCGCTCTTTTTCCCGACTACTTCTGCCACGAGACTGGCCGCCTCAATGAGCGTGTGCCCTGTGCCGGTGCCGATGAGGTAGTGCTGTCCGTTGGTGGCATCCGCATTGGCAGCGGCATGTAAGAATGCCATGGCAACATCGTCGATATGGACGTAGTCGCGGACAAAGGTCCCTGGTTTGTACACCGTCAGGGTGTTGCCCTGCTGCGCCCTGCGTACCATCTGGTTGAGGACGCCGCGGTCTTCCTTGCCCGACTTGGGACCGGGACCATAGACGTTTGCGAGCCGCATGCAGGTTCCCCTGGCGATGGAACGGGCGATGTAGCTGCGCAGGTACTGTTCCGCGAACAGCTTGTGCAGGTCGTAGACGGTGACCGGCGCATCGGGCACTGACTCGTCGATGAGTTGAGCTTGTGCGAGCCCAGCGATGGTAATCGTACTGGCAAGAACAATGAACGGTGAGAACTTCTTCTGGTGGCAGAGTTCAAGGAGGTGGACGATGGGGACCACGTTCAAACGCAGGTCCTCGACGGGAGCGCTGTCTGCCGCATAGGCGCTGGTCTGTGCAGCACAATGGAAGACCACGTCAACTGGGTGTTTCAGCGCACTTTCCCATGATGCGCGTTCCGAGAGATCACCCCGGATCCACGTCTCTCCGCCGGCATGGGTTGCAGGCGGAGCTGTCCTGGAGATGCAGATCAGCCGGGCGTCCAGGGTCCGGAGCAGCGACCGCAGCCTGGTTCCGATAAAACCTGCCGCACCGGTAATAAGGACTGTTTTCCCGCGGTATGCGGGGAGCAGGTCGGTAAACTGACTGTCGATGGTCCGAAACATGAAGAACGTCCTCCCCTGTTACAGGGTCTTGATGTGGTTGAGGATCAGGTCTCGGTTCTGTGGGACATCCCGGTAATTCTGGAAGATGTCTAGGAAGAGCTGATCGTGAAATGCCCGCAGCCGGTCGATTCGCGCCAGCGTGACTGTGTCGCCGAACACTTCGAGAAACCGCCGCAGCTTGATCCACGAGATGTCGGGGATCTGCCTTGCCTCGGCGATGCAGTTTTCCAGCGAACCGACCACGTGCTGGGTGTAGGAGCAGTTAGCATGCTTGAAAAGGTAGAACATGGGGGGCTCGTTTCCGGAGAGGACCCCGCGCAGCTTCATCTCGACGAAGAAATCGCAGAGGTTCAGGGACCAGGTCCGGAAATTTACGGCCGGATCCTGGTTCAACTGATGCTCGCGCGTCTGGTGCTCGTCCGGTGGCTCAACCTTGAGGAGCGGCGTCGCGGTGATCAAGGCCGGTTTGTCATGGAACAGCTCGAAGGTGACGGTGCTGTGGATCAGGGCGGTCTCGTAATTCAAGTGTCTGCACCAGTCAATGGCATTCAGATTTGGCCGACGGAAGATCAGGGAGGAGACGAAACAGAGGCTGCCGCCATAGCTCAGCTCGCAGCAGAGATCCATCAGGGTGTCCGCCCGGTCCTGGTCGAGGTGGAACATCCGGTCGCCGAGGGCGGGCCTGCAAGAGTAGGTTTCGCCGATGGCCTGATTGGCGATGATGCAGTCGAAGTTGTCCAGCTCGATCAATGCGAGTGCGGACGTGATTGAGTTTTCCAGGAAGTAATCGTCGTCGCCGAAAACCCAGACGTAGTCCCCTACGGCCATCTGCAGGCAGTTGAGAAAGTTGTAGTCGAAGCCGCGGTTGATCGGGCTC includes:
- a CDS encoding glycosyltransferase, with translation MRILFIGDCEADYLAKCHEALRTGLRCSFDTRMFGKGYEGYDPSLKSYGEIIRHTFPDVRPDLLITAFDLTPPAFGLPFAGLDQAGVSSAIVLGDYWNVTEGNSDAFFRFLDDNRIAHVISYFPEPLRLFADSLYGQRFVNILPTFDPQLFNDWQSEKRYDVGFLAAGTTEPSPFYPERFAIHQALTAQKEFSYFSAPHPGWEYRSQPHPLVGKEFSKAINACRIFITTAGRLRHPNPKYFEILASRAALFAEEPDGAELLGLVDGVNYVKITSDTAVNTIRSYLAQPGRCEEIAEAGYRLAMQRHSCHARAQEFYRFFAPRLFNRTVELPLEIRSSAPVQPLPASGETAFSTPKRVGGLDLPEALLNDANQPQPVTLPPTMSELPLSSSPQYTLYRLIRHLKPRNILEIGSQIGASAVAMAFAMRDNGMPVDIVCIDPFLPTGDNDGLETFSEWYRHVTTSGQHEGIHLIISTADKALPKLSTTFDFILIDGSHEYEDVRHDFLKCLDIVNEGGYIWLHDFMIYESVRRACTEVLSLCRFPFHVNSIQRNARNELCGWVITRKVAPAANLQPTGPTSGDKLHIGCGQNYLPSHINIDTDKSVRADLYLDAMDIDRVFPPKSLTEILMIHSFNYLNLWQAREFLDKAALLLTDDGTLIIETPDLLKAASKISIEQGRNLGEYLEGVRALHAFDMGQVERHDAITPYACSWSSWHLEQELRRAGFGEISVLPPQTHAPWRDMRIEAKKGGVQHERKRTVLFVLDTALGHATAQVRGLALTESLTRSGWNVAVVDIRSTPLQAIIDQARSADIAYLLKVSFLEIVKALKSTTAKVVFDLSDALWTDYHRQHGWHDLDEILSTVDAVISDNPYVARYGEKFCKVVLIVPTATHVEKFAEYLAARPEKQEDSVVVGWIGSQGTAVGLNRLKGVLDRLAARHENLEIRIVGADRSVVPDFSSPRVTVVPEYDEQRMIEEVAAFDIGIFPPPLDLEDYVVRGALKALIYMSAGVPPVCFNAGECMDAISDGITGMLASTEKEWEEKLELLITSPQLRRTIGATARSQISSAHSLQKITDILTSTFECIILGREPEPAPEREPDQGIRVLAVYDIEGWAWWNRSQNIRRHLPTEVTLEMRRMDQLFDHRKYDFIMIFDPYLISLVQNVPPEKIIVGCSCPKYLEQTISLVTSARCAGGFLNNQEMFRQGSLEAPNIFCCQNGVDEELFHPATEPPEEPIACWVGNSDSVGEKGLDLIREACRQSGVRLVFLDREARRDMESLLTQEQVRDTVYHQATFYICASVVEGTPNPALEALACGLPVISTRVGNMPEIIRDGYNGFLVDRSVEALTAAIERLKAGDMHAMGRNARQSILDGWTWQQQVAKYAAMFSTLAKERSRYVGLNSAISLGMSLLEKGEFKHAEESFLQALQLDPQNPKARYGRILAAKQFAGNQ
- a CDS encoding NAD-dependent epimerase/dehydratase family protein, which encodes MKILVTGALGHIGSQLIRILPDIFPAAQIIMIDNMLTQRYCSLFNLPPQGNYSFSCTDIATCDLNQLLDGIDVVIHLAAITDATTSFAHRDAVEEINYAATARLAEGCARNGCRLIFISTTSVYGSQSDVVDEACPITELIPQSPYAESKLKAEQMLQQEGAAMGLRFVILRFGTIFGISPGMRFHTAINKFVWQANLGEPITVWRTALHQHRPYLDLSDAVTALAFVIKQDLFNTEIFNVLTLNATVNQIVEEIKKEFPSLQVTFVDTEIMNQLSYHVSRAKLESKGFTFNGSLEQGVRATCHLLRQMNSLPKR
- a CDS encoding NAD-dependent epimerase/dehydratase family protein encodes the protein MNILIIGGAGFLGANLVRRCLREKDVTVTVLDALEPHLRSTTDNIRDVWEQIHFVRGDIRDEHLISEVVQGQDIIFNCAAQTSHPLSIQYPLLDAEINCLGNLKLLESIRLLNPQAIVVYTSSSTVVGKALSSVVDEDHWERPLEIYSANKGVAEKYYRIYHTIHDLKTVVLRFANLFGPYGKGFQEFGFINYFIHLAWSNEEIKIFGSGDQSRNVMFVDDATEILWQAAQRSELYGETYFATGNEHRTVSEIASTIVAELGRGQLTHIPWPDERKRIEIENVRFSSQRLQEMTGWHPRFSLEEGLRATRKTLEAKGRGK